The DNA region AATTCGTGGAATCCGTGTGTGTTGGTAAGTCCTGAAATCTGTCAGTGTTGTTTGAATCTATTGTCATTGCGGCTTCCGTCCAATCCCATTTACAATCATGTTGAGCATAGTATCCGCAAGTACGGGAAGCGTAAACCGACCTTCGTCTAAAGACCATTGGTACTCGAATGAAGCCAGAGCCAGGACCATGACGTAAGCAGCTTTATCGGTATCTTCAATTTGGAGTTCACCCGACTGGACACCCCTATATAGTATCCCGGCAACGGCCTTCTGCTCCTCTCTGAGGAAATCCGCTCGTACTTGAGCAAGGTGCGGCAAATAGTCACCACACGATTCCTGAGTCACCCGGTAGAAGTTCACAAATTCACTTGCCCTTCCCAGCCGAATCAGCAGATGAGCCCTGAGTTTCTCAGCGGCCTTCTCCTCGGCGTTGACAGCTTCGCGAATAGAGGAGAGTAACGAATCAGCTTCTTCGTGAATGACCCTGTCGAAAATCTCGGTTTTGTTCTTGAAATGCTTGTATATCGTGGCTTTGGAGACGCGTGCTTCCTTTGCAATATCGTCGGTAGTCACCTTCCGAAGACCAAACTGGGTGAACAGAAGTTGCGCAGATCGCTCTATGTGAAATTGCTTGTCCGTTATCTTTAACCGTCTCCTTGACGTAAATACAGAAAACGTCCCAACCAGAATACGTACCGACGTTTTACATGTCAAGCATAATATGGTTCCAGGGTTCCCACCTGGCCCTCCAATCAGGTCTGTCGCAAGAGGCGGTCACAACACGGTATCAGTCCTTGTGCAGCAATGGGAGTCTCCCCCGCCTCTACTAATTGCACATAATGGCCTACTCGCCCCAAGGGAGATAGTGTTACAGTACGGTGTCAAGACATACTTTACGGTCAGGTTCTTGCGTGCTCACATGGAGCGGGATTCCGAAATCTGGGCTAGGTTTACACCCG from Candidatus Zixiibacteriota bacterium includes:
- a CDS encoding TetR/AcrR family transcriptional regulator, which gives rise to MTTDDIAKEARVSKATIYKHFKNKTEIFDRVIHEEADSLLSSIREAVNAEEKAAEKLRAHLLIRLGRASEFVNFYRVTQESCGDYLPHLAQVRADFLREEQKAVAGILYRGVQSGELQIEDTDKAAYVMVLALASFEYQWSLDEGRFTLPVLADTMLNMIVNGIGRKPQ